The following are from one region of the Armatimonadota bacterium genome:
- a CDS encoding thymidylate kinase, with protein sequence MSSRSVVGADARFIVLEGIDGCGKTSVALRLQDALSVVLPRRPFYTREPSDEVIRRMLLHEDDHRARLLLFMLDRVSHARRIRQALDDGHWVLCDRYLHSTLVYNPVPVLDGLLGDDGFYRLVRWFSGDLYPDLVLWLDCDVELALSRIRERGLREPMDDIGLLSEARRRYSELQGRLPGIVRVDASGSLDEVVSICLETIYERFGSGDGVQ encoded by the coding sequence ATGAGCAGCCGAAGCGTCGTCGGAGCAGACGCTAGGTTCATCGTGCTGGAGGGTATTGACGGTTGCGGGAAGACGTCTGTGGCGTTACGGTTACAGGACGCGCTGTCGGTGGTTCTTCCCCGCCGTCCCTTCTACACTCGTGAGCCCAGCGATGAGGTCATTCGTCGCATGTTATTGCATGAGGACGACCATCGTGCCCGGTTACTGTTGTTCATGTTGGACCGTGTATCTCATGCCAGGCGCATTCGTCAGGCGTTAGATGATGGGCACTGGGTGTTATGTGACCGTTACTTACACAGCACGTTAGTTTACAATCCGGTGCCTGTGTTAGATGGTCTCTTAGGGGACGATGGTTTCTATCGGCTGGTGCGGTGGTTTAGTGGCGATTTATATCCCGACCTGGTGTTATGGTTGGACTGTGATGTGGAGTTAGCGTTATCCCGGATAAGGGAGCGCGGTTTAAGGGAGCCGATGGATGATATCGGGTTATTGAGCGAGGCGCGTCGTCGTTACAGTGAGTTACAGGGTCGGTTACCTGGCATTGTGCGGGTAGACGCTTCTGGCAGTCTGGACGAGGTGGTGAGTATCTGTTTAGAGACCATATACGAGCGGTTTGGTAGTGGTGATGGGGTTCAGTGA